atttttcaccGGGCGAATCGTAAAGGAGAGGACGGGGGTGGGCTGGACAAAATTGAAGAGGTCGAATCGATGAGCAGTACGATCGCGATGAAACTAGGGTGAATTCGTAAAGTGCTTTTAATCTCGCTGTATCCTCCTGCAGAGAAATAAACGTTTTCGAGTTAACTCGTGAATTTTTCCAGCAACGGCACAATAACgctgttataattttattttccagcCCGATTCGTTTTTACAGACAAGCGATAACGTTCCTTCGTTATTTGTACTTTGCGATATATGTCACGACTGCATCTATTGCTCATGATGGATGATCGTCTCGTAATAATCACGTAATGGCTTATCGATTTCACTCACTATCGCTTTAATTAGAATCGTCGATGTTACTTTAAAAATTGGAACTTGATTCGAAAGCGATTTATATCGTTAATTTTATTAGCTtcgatagcggtatcaaaccaaTCAGAGTAAACTTTCGAAGAaagccaaagcagaaaacacgaaTGTTTACGAGAAGTTTGCTGTTTAGACAATTTTCGATCTTGTAACGAAGTTGAAAGTTTGCAAAAAGTCTTTTGTGCGCGGgccattatttgaaataataaagTCGCTCCGTCAAAAGGTCGAAGCGTTTCCGTTTCATCTCAAACAGCGGATATTTTCATTTTCGCTTAAATATTTAACGAAGACCGCTGATCAGCGGGACGGGGAAGATTAATTTTTCAAAGAGGTGGTTACAAACGCCGGTTCAACCCCGTAAATGCCATCAAAATTCCACAGGAGCTGGCACTCGATATCCAGTCCTCGATATCGCGATTCCAACCATCCATACAAATCGGATTTTACTAAATTGGAGTACAATTTTCACGAGCGTGGATCCAGGATCGTGGCGCATGTGCGAAGGGGGAGGGGAAAAAGAGCAAGAGAGGAAGACGCTTCTAAGTCGGTTGCGGATGATGAAGCGAATCAAGTAACAGTGGTGGCTTACGTGCGATGCAGCCCTAAGCCATCGCCCAGGGAGCATTTCCTAGAAACGCGTTAGCAACGAAACGTCTGTGCTTAGAATTTTCAAGCGCGTTGAATTACATCCCCGTCACGGAATCAATGGTACCTGAAATACGTAAGCGTCGTCGACGTCGTTATTCCGTGCGCTAGCTCTCTCCAACGGTTAAACACCTCGTgggaattttaatttattctgtTGGTAATTCAGCGACGAAAGACTGGTAAATTATTCGGGGCGTTACGCATCTTTAGCATTCAAAAATGCATTTGCCACGAAAACGTTTACATCCAGACCAAAAACTATTCGATATTGCGATGTTTATACTTGTATTATCGTTGCAATCAACGTCGCGTCTATCAAGAAgagaaaaacaattttatcaAATAATTAACGGTTTATTGCAACTTGAATTTGTATCAGATATGATTTAGGTCGAGTATTTTAAATTGTCTATATTTTAACTAGCTACTAACGCTTGGCACAAATCATCGATCCGAATTTAAACGACGTTTGCTCACAATTTTTATTCTTAACACGAATCCTAAATTCCTTGGACGTGTTTAAGCATTTAACAATTTGATCACTCAATGTATGCCCATTTGCCGACTAATTTTTACTTGCTTTTACACAAATGATGCGGGGGTCATCTGTCCTACAAGTGCTCATTTCTGGTTTTGAAGTGGTGCTTTCAGTAGTCGACTCTGGTTCTGGAGTGGTGTGTTCAGTAGTCGCTTCTGGTTTTGAAGTGGTGCTTTCAGTAGTCAACTCTGGTTCTGGAGTGGTGCGTTCAGTAGTCGCTTCTGGTTTTGAAGTGGTGCTTTCAGTAGTCGACTCTGGTTCTGGAGTGGTGCGTTCAGTAGTCGCTTCTGGTTTTGAAGTGGTGTTTTCAGTAGTCGACTCTGGTTCTGGAGTGGTGCGTTCAGTAGTCGCTTCTGGTTTTGAAGTGGTGCTTTCAGTAGTCGACTCTGGTTCTGGAGTGGTGCGTTCAGTAGTCGCTTCTGGTTTTGAAGTGGTGCTTTCAGTAGTCGACTCTGGTTCTGGAGTGGTGCGTTCAGTAGTCGCTTCTGGTTGTCGAGTGGTGCGTTCAGTAGTCGTCTCTGGTTCTGGAGTGGTGCGTTCAGTAGTCGTCTCTGGTTGTCGAGTGGTGCGTTCAGTAGTCGTCTCTGGTTCTGGAGTGGTGCGTTCAGTAGTCGTCTCTGGTTCTGGAGTGGTGCGTTCAGTAGTCGTTTCTGGTTTTCGAGTAGTGCGTTCAGTAGTCGTCGTTGGTCGTCGAGTGGTGGTTGTTTTCACCGTTGTTGTTTTAACTGTGGTCGAACGCGTGGGAGCCGGAGTGTTTTCGGTAGTTGTTTTCTTCTTGGGCGAAGCAAAAATAATACACTTCATGATAACTGCCCAGCTCGGTCTTGAAACTCCCATTACGTCTACGGATTCCTGTCCAAGACCACCTTCGATGATTTTGATACCCACTATCCACGGGTGTGGAGTTGTTACACTAATGAAGGAAATGTAATAGCCAGGGGGGGCAACCGCACTGCACGTACCTATCTGCGGTTTTCCAAAAATTCTTGGCTGCAAAAGCAAATATATGCATTGGAAACAAGTTTTGTGCACCTAAACTTTATCTTTTACGGGCTACTATATTATTTACTGGTTGTTACTTAAGATCAGGCAAATTACCTTGAAAACGTCCTCATTTGTGACTAGAACGTCACACCACTGACGTTTTCCAATAATTAAGTTGTTCCCCCATACGCAAGCAATCAGAGATATGCACGTCGCCAAAAAAATTACGTTACGCATGTTCGAAGATGTTCCGAGCTTCTCTGGCGCAATAAGTGTCACAAATGTATGCTCCTCGCAACGTATCTGCCACCCGATGGAGCACGACATTATTTATAGCGTCTCCTTATCGATCGTCGCGAACAGTTCTCCGATATCTGACGGACCACACGAATTCGAAGATTTCTATCGTTGAACGGTGACAACAACTTATGTAACGATATTTATCTTCCCTTTCTTCCGTTTTCTTTGCAAAGGCGACTGATACTTCTAATAACGTTTCCAACGATTCGAATAGTTTTTGCTTATTGTTCTCAAATAGACTAACATATAGATGCTCACAAATCGCTTCCGTAACATACAATGCAAGTAAAAGATACGTATAAATTTTACGAGAACTTGAAAGGAGAGTTTCTTTCGTGGAACTAGGAAacgattttaaacatttttgcgACACTTTTTACGTTCTCAAACCCCACATGCTCTGTCCAAAGTCGCAAAAGTGTAGAGTACAGGTATATAATCAACGTCCGCTTATCGAGTCAAAGATTCGTTCCGTTTCTCTAAATCCAAAATGTAAAAGTCTTGGACTCGACGCGAAATTCGGCTCGATAGTTGTCGCTATTGTTGAAAACTGTGTCAGTGCCGTGACAAATGAAAATCTATTACGTACGAGAGAAAGAAAAACGGCTCGCAGTGCCGGGCAAACGCAAGCTTGCGACTTCTGCTGTACGCAAATTATTTTTCCTTCGCATGGTTACACAATTTCGTTTTGCAGCATCTGTGCGCGTGCACTTTAATTTCTCCAGAGATTTATGCAAACGACTGCTTTGAGCGTGTGCTACGTAATAACACGATCCGCGCACGATGCAACATTTGCCCTTTCTCGATCCTTTCGGTCGGTCGGAAATTCCGCGATCTTAACGCAAAAAAGATTTATGCTCGCAAATCCACCCTCGTGTCGCTCGATCCAGACTTACGTCGCGTTTTCGTTGGCGTATGGAATATTAGGAGCGCGGTAGAGAAACAGTTTCGGCCGTCCAGACGTTAAAAATgtatagaaataaataatagaCGTTACGATAAAAGAAACTTGAACGGAAAGACGGAGATCCAGTCCAGCGGATGAACGTGTCTCGAATTTTCTTGGGAACACGATCGACGGCATGGACTCGCGATATGTTTCAGTCGATCGACCTGCTTCTCGGAAAATTGCAGATTTCTTTGACAAATGCGACCAACGCCGCGAAAAATGAACGAAAAGAAGTGGTATTGCGCGTGGCTCTCGCCGATTTTGCAGGAACGCGAGCCTGAGTGCGATCCATCTTCCGACTACAAAAAATCAGTGCGTCCGCCAGTCGTCGTTCATCACGAACCAGCGAGTTTTTAATTACCAGGCCAGGTGTAATGATGACGAACGACTCGCAATCCCTATCGAGACAATTTTGCTCGATACCTCGTGCCGATCGACTTTGACCGCTCCTTCGATTAGACTGATTATTTCATCGATCTAATCTTTTACAGGAAATGCTTGCGAAGCTAAGATAAAGCCAACCTTTCTACTAGACGATAAACAATGTCAAAACACGCGtagcttcgtatttttctttcatttaatttcatttctttaATACGTGGTGTACGCTATTGGTACTAGATATGATTATCGTTGAATGCGTTTACGAGTATCGGATTATCCAAACGTTACGACTGATTTGGTTTCAGGAAATCGAGTCTTTTCTCTAAGAATCTTCGTTCTCGGGAACAAAAGACTACCATTGGCCGTATATCTCGTCCGATTTTCCGGATAGCCTGGGAAAACGGTTCGGAATTAAGCCGACGATCCGTCTGGACGACACCCTCGGCCCTTTTCATCGACCTGCAACCAGCGATTAGGGAACCGTGCGTGAAACGAGCGTATCGCTTAATGAAAGAAGCGATCGTCGGTCCGTGACGCGCGATTTTCTCGCATCGATCGCAGGATTTTATCCTAACCCGTCGGGAATTGTCCTCGAGCCGTTGCGACGGTGCTCGTTGGATCGATGGACGTTCGATATAGACCATATCACGATAACACATTATTTACTTTGATAGTACTAACTATACTCTTAATAACTCGTTAAAAATTCTGCTCTCGCTCGATCAAAGTGAACGTTTaattaaataacatttaaaagatttcgaTCTGCGTAGGTTCGAGAAGTCAAATATCTGGCAATTTGTCGATCCAAATAGTTCGCCTAATATATTACCAACGAACATGCGATATAACGGTCATTACACGAACGGTGCAGTCGAGAGAGTTGATTGCATTGCCACACACTTCGAATCTGGTTATACTCGTTATATTGTACGTAAATCTTTCGATTCTAATTTTAAGCGATTGCTCGTTATACGGTGTTACCGAAGGTTCTTTGCTCACGCGATTACGACAATAGCAATAACAATTCCCCCGTGACTCCGAAACCGAAGGGTTTCGCGCAAAAGTATGTAATTTTTGTTGAACGTGTAAATGCATCGATGGTACAGAAACGCGTCTCGACCCCGTCGCTAGACGGAAGAATGTCGCCGTGCGGCGCAAATAATTAGCAGCGCCGGTCGCGCCGGTGAGATTTTTAATAGTCGCTCCGGAAACACGTCGGATTAATGCGTCCGCTCGTAATGAGAAGCTGGGACAAAGTAACCCGAGGAAACTCGAGCCCTTTGACGCTTCAGCTGTCCGCTTCTTCGTGCAAATAAAAAGTCAAACGCGCAATTCTCATCGCGAGATCGCTACATCGCGTGCAGTGAAATATGATTAATTATACTCTTGACGTTGGATTTGCTTATCCTACTACCGTACGACAGAATTGCAGGTAGTTTACGGTGGATAAAAAGGGACGCGCGGTTTCGTTAATGAGTAGTCGATGCACATTATGATTGTTTATTTAAACGAGCGAGCAATCTTATCGCCAAACTAATTCTCTTATTACAGACATTATTACTATTTCGAAAGCAAACGTACCGATCTATTTTTCTCAGACAATTCCTGAAATTTACGATTCCGAAGATAAAAAGTAACAGCGATATTATTATACTGTTCCGGTGAAATTGTGTTCTTATCTCCTACGGGCGAGTTCTTAATTAAGCGTCCGGATAATCGGTAGTCGGGGATTGACGTCCGTATAATCGGGAATTCCGATAATACGCGTTCTAGGGTGACTCGAGGGACAGACGGCGAACGTTACCGAGAGAAAAGGGCTGGATTACGTGGGATTCGCGTGAAAGGAGAGAACGCTGGAATTCAGATTCAAGTTCGGGTCCTCGTTTGTCACGGAAAGTGCCCCGCAGAGGTTCCTCTTGGGGATCTATAGTTTGAGACAGCTTTCCTAGCCGGACCTAGACTGACCCGGACGGAGGATCCTTGCTCCGTAGATGGTTCCGATTCCACGATCGTAGGAGCAAGAATTTAGAAAGTTTGTCGCGTCACCCTAACGCGTTCGAGGATCTTGACGGGGGTTGACGAGAGCTATTATGCAAATGCGCAGCCTCCATCGGCGTCCGACGAACTCATTCCAAGTCGTGTTCGTCGTTAAGGGGCCTCCTGCTATCCGAAATCATGTCGGGGACttgatttcttttctttgtcGTTTGCACTTTAGAATTCCGTGCTGGACGTCGCTGATGCTCTCAGCTTCTTCGCGAGCCTGTCTTGTTGTATCGACGAGCGCCGAAAATCAACGACTACGAATCCCCGGATTCgtacataaatttttattattattagatcTTAGAGAAAGAACAACGaatcaattttaaaatttaGGGCATTCAATAATGTCGTAACCACGGGAGACCCGAAAGGTTCGCGACGAGAAAGGAAGTTTTTCCCCTCGCGCAAGTATTCGTGGCCGCTACTTACCACAAATCCATTGAAATTTATCGAACGTACACGTTCGATCGGGTTCCTTCCGTGCGCGAGTTCGCTTGTCCGTAATCGAGACGCGCGATTTTGAGAAATACCATAGATTATGCATCGGCGTTTCTCGTTGAATAGTTCCGTGTTCAGTGATTCGTGAACCGCTATCTGGTCCACGTGACCGCACGGCCCTTGGTCGAACCTGCGGCTCGATAATAGTTCTAACCGTACAACTATATACGCGCGTACCTATGGAAATGCGAGTACGTACGCCATGTCCCCGAAATATTCCGATTTCCGTTTGTTCTATCAACGCATCGGACGTGTCACGCGAGATTTCCTCGCCTTTTTCCACGCTGCTTGCTTTGTTTTTATATCAACCTTTTCGCGCGTCGACTGTCACGTGAATTTCAGCCGGTGATTTCGCCATATTCTCCGATCCGCTCGCCGCGGAAATAAATATTCGGACTTTCGGGGTTCCCGTTTCTTATGTAGCCGTTATAGTGTTCCTGTATAACGAGCGCACCAAAGAATAACCATTTCCTTAATCAATTTTCATTCTACTTGTTTCAAAGGATAATATCTCTTCACTTTGTTCGCGTTGTCGCGGCAGATTTTAAGTAAATACTACAATTTTCGACTCATCGAGCACGAGAGGAAGAACGCGTATTCCCATTGATAGGTCTCAACGCTCCAAGCGAACGTATTAAAGATGAATAAGTGTCCATAGCGATCGCCTAAGAGCAACGATGCGGGCTTCAAAGCGTTGCATCATTGATCGTTGAATACGTTAGGTGTCAGCTATTTGGAATATTAGTCTTGGGGATACAGAATCTACCGACGACCCAGATAACTCGGCTGGTTAGGCTAGTCGTCCTACGGGAGCCCTAATTCGAATCTAGGCCCAGTAATCCGATCGTACACGAACCAATGTCCTTGGAAATTTTTCTTCCTGTTCGTACGCTCATCGCAACGTTTCGAGAGCACCCTGTACGTGGTTCTATACGCGTGTTCAAAGAGCTCCGCAAATCGGTACGCACACATATGTATATGTTGTGGTTATTATTAGATTTCGATGCGTAAGGGATGAAAAGGGACGGTGGTGGGTTTCCCGCGACCCTCTGAAAATGGGCTCGAACCCAGCTTACGGATCCACCAACCTTCTCGACATCGTAAAATCAATTCCTAGGCTAGGGAAAATTAATGGTAACAATAATATAGCTTTGTTAACAGGATTGCACTCTTTAGAATACGTAATTAGTATACAGCGTCAAGACGAAgaaattaatttcttaaaaGCGTGAATCAATGTAATGATTAAATCTGTTGGAACGTCAGAGAGAGCTGAATCGAACTATTCGAGTTGTCTCTGATGTATTAAATTTTGAAACTTGCACGAGATAGAGTTAGAACATTATTTGAACCGCGGAGGAGGCGCTACCTCACCGACACGATTCCATCCGATCGAACATAATTGCGCGAGAATTAGAATCGAACGGCGTATTGTGCCaaatgaaaatttgaccagagaGGTCACCGTGTCACACAGGCAACGTTTTAAAGGACGTCGGACGCTTTGTACCTCGAATATGGTATCGAGCAATTCGGTTATTGTTTGATATCCAATTAAATCGCGAAGTCTCGTTGTTTACCCGCGCGATGCCGATGAAAGCGGTGAATTAAACGCGTGACTGTTCGCGATTCGATACGCGAGGAAAAACGCAGAGGGAATTGGTCGCCGACCAGCTAAATAGCGGATCGGTCGTGTAACAGGCGTGTTCCATGATTCGTTCAAATTCCTGCGAAATATTCGCGACGTGGGTGTACGTCGAAAGCATGTAATAAAATCTAACGGGAAATTGGCTCGAAAAACGATTGGGAAATGTTGGGGAACTCGTATTTTTGTTGAACCGTTTCGACGAATCGAACAGATTTACTTTGCAGACGATGCGTAGGCAGCAGGCGTTTTAATGTATTATACTCCggataaaagaaatttttgcaAGCGCGTCGCACGTCTTTCGATAAAATTCCCGTCGTGAAACAACATTATTGTCTCTTACGAGGTAAAGGAGTCACCTTTATTTCGAAATAAACTTTATCCCCGTATCGTCGTTATTCAAAGAGGAGAAATTGTTTCCTCGAAACGTATATTGATAATAAAATTCCGATAAagagaaatatatttatgttaCTGGATAATCGGAAGAGTATACTAAATATCGCGGATGGAATATTGCATATACGATAACATTATTAAAAGTGCATAAATATTCAAAGATCACCGCTCGGAACGAACGACAATGCTTCCGATAAAAAAAAAGTCAAGCGGACCGCAAACAACGATCGATCGGGCCGCGAGTTTCGCGCGGCTGTCCTACATAATGAATAGAATTGGATACAATTATTCATAATTGAAGCTCGGTGCAAAAAGGCTCCGCTTAATCAGCACGCAATTCGAAAGAACGTCCAATTAGAAGCGTAAACGCTTTGAAGAGTATCAAAGCGAGAATCATTGCGTCGAAGCCACGGTCTGCAGTATTTCACGAGGCTGGCTGGCTGGGTGGATGGGTGGTCAATTTCATTACCGCGGTATGGACAAAAAGCGTATTTGCTTACCGTAATACGTTGGTAAGATCGATCATAGCGATGGAAACCAGCGACCGGATGATGCATCGGATGCATTCGCCGGCACAGCTGACCTCGATCCGCGAGACTCAGGATTAAAGGTTCTCGTTTGGCCATCGACCGTGCCCTCCATTGGGGCAAAACAATTTTATCGACTCCTGTCTCACCGGGAAGCATTTTCCTGCATTACAGAGAGACGCCCCTGGGATACTGTACAGAAAATCTTTGAGCCCTTTGCAGGAGCCGATCGCTCTGTTTCCCGGTCCCGGTATTTCATTGTCCAATCTGTGGGCGGctatgtacctcgtactttcgcgacagTGTTGTACAGAAAAAGAGCAAAAAACGGGTCGCACAGATTTGTGGAATCGCCGAGACTAAAGCGATATCGAATCGCAGTCCTCTGATAAAAATCGACGATCGCAGTTTTTGATCGAACTCCCGGTCGGTTTTAATCGAATTACCGTTCGAGAGCAAAGGTGAAAATTAAGATGTGCTTTTCTTTCGTTCGAACGATTTCGAGCCTCGAAATTTCGAAGGAGCCCAGGCAATTTCCAGGCTGCTTATCGAAATGATATTTGCAGCGTGGAAGGAAGAAGAGCAGGAGAGAGGTTTCGAGCGGCCGGCGAGTCTCTTCAAAGAACAAGCGAAAATCAAGCACGCGTGTATCAATCTCGAGTGCCAATCTCGACGACGAGCGTCTCTTATCTCCCTACCTTTGATATCAGAGGTCCGCTCCACACGATGTTCTCTCCAGTCTTTGGACTTTCGTCTGAAACTTAGTCGGTGGATCCCGTATGTAAGAAACCTCTCTTCAGTTTAATATCCGAGTATGCAGATCAAATTTCTTACGTGCTTCCGCGTCGCGCACGATTCTCTTTGCCCGACAAATTTACCACTCGCGTTCAGAACTctgtatttattttacaattaatcCATCGATTCCTAACTAACGGTGTTAACGTATCGTAATTTTACGACCAGTGGACTGCGTGCGTTTACGTCATGTAACCGTAACCGAATCGATAGGTTCAGTTCTTTTTTTCGGTAACCGTGATGCTCGAATAACTGCACCGATATCGGGACCGCAACTTTTCAGTTACTCGGGGTTGGTCGCGTTTTCATTTCAGAAATGGACCATCCGACTAGAAGAATGAACAAGATACATGCCCCGTATTACATGCGCTCGGACGCCAAGCTTCAAAGCGACGCGTACGCGCCACGGTGTCGCGGCCATTAATGCAAAacaaacatttttatattactCATTGTataaaacctagtgttaaatgcAGAACCTAGCGAATACAATATATCGATAATCTCGGTGAAACGCGCAAGGAATTCGTAGAGATTATTTCGTTCCAAGGGAGATCGATAGATTTGTTCGAAGGCGAGGAGAAACCGAACTCGAAGACGAAATCCCGTAGAATGAACGGTCCGTGTCGCGTTCTCGAGTGCGCATTCTCCTCTTGATTACTCCGAGCAGAAGAATTCTCGAATCACCGTGGCGaggtaaaaagaaaagaaacgccGGAGAAAGAGAATTGCCCGAATTCGGTCCTCCGTCATAGTGACGGGGAGCTCACAAAACCGTGTCGCTTCCGTCTTCGTCTCCGTCTCCGTCTCTCGAGCCGCCGGCTAAACCGGAAATAAGCAATCGTCGCGATGCCTTTGCGCAGTTCCGTTTCTCGTGGATCGTAGATCGGTGGTGGGGCCGGGTCTGTCTCTCGGCGAGCAGGGGAATAAGAAAAAAGGACCGGAGGATACGATCGAGGTCGAACCACGATGGTAGAAAAATTCAACGGCCAGGCCTGTTCATTAAGACCGGGGCCCTGTGCAGCTTTGTTAGGGGCCCTGCGACCGTTATCACCGCGATCCATAACCCGTGAAATTACGAGAACGCGACCAGCGCCCTGTAATTTTACGATTCGCAACCTACTTAACACCGGGACACCGTGTATTTCGCCCAATCGGTCCGCGATCTCTTTTCGCACCGTCTGCCAAGGATGGCTAAACGATTACCACCGTAGCTCGCGACCAAGGACAATGGATCCTGCACGATCCTTCCGGCGATCTGATAGCGCAGCGACAAAATGACGGGGCTGTTACGCGCGCGTCCCGACGCGTCTTCTGAAAAACACGCGCGGTTCGTTCTGCACAATGGACGGCTGGGAACGACCGTTTTTGCCGGACATCCTAACGCCGTTCCTGCCGACGCGAACTCGTCTTAATCCTTTCTTCGCCTAATTTCGAACAGGTACCCGAAGCTAGCTGTTAAAAATCGCAGAGAGAACGAAACACTCGCTATTTCTCATCAAGCGTTACGATTTACCAGTTTCAAGGGACACGTATTTGACTATTAATAAGTTTACAATAGTAAATTCCATCAGCATGACACAGGCATTGCTCGCGACGCGTCTCAAGCTGAAATCGATTCGACGATTGTCTCGAaatctaatagtttccgaggtATTCGATGCTCAAGTTCTGGAATTGCAATTTGCGTATCAATTCGCTCCGCGTGACAAACGATAAATAAGAGAATCTAATATAACGTTTTGAGGAATTCTGGCCACGATTGTGCACACGGTACACCGCCGTGAAATACGGATTATCTTCGCCACGACCGGTTAATACTCGCACAGGTTACACGTTGTCCTTCGAAATAGAGATTAAGTGGTTGTTGGAACATTTATGTTATGAATGAAAAATGCACTCGCTGAGGATGTTTACCACTGACACTGATAAACGAATTCGAAGAATCGCGAATCTATCTGGcgcgctttaaaaattttcctaaCCTCGAACCGATTCGATCGGATTGCGCGTCCATCACGGTTTCTTTAAATGCATTTTGCGTCAGAACAATGACTTACAAATTCAGTTGTTTCAAAAGTAAACACGATATATTC
The window above is part of the Colletes latitarsis isolate SP2378_abdomen chromosome 2, iyColLati1, whole genome shotgun sequence genome. Proteins encoded here:
- the LOC143347223 gene encoding uncharacterized protein LOC143347223; protein product: MRNVIFLATCISLIACVWGNNLIIGKRQWCDVLVTNEDVFKPRIFGKPQIGTCSAVAPPGYYISFISVTTPHPWIVGIKIIEGGLGQESVDVMGVSRPSWAVIMKCIIFASPKKKTTTENTPAPTRSTTVKTTTVKTTTTRRPTTTTERTTRKPETTTERTTPEPETTTERTTPEPETTTERTTRQPETTTERTTPEPETTTERTTRQPEATTERTTPEPESTTESTTSKPEATTERTTPEPESTTESTTSKPEATTERTTPEPESTTENTTSKPEATTERTTPEPESTTESTTSKPEATTERTTPEPELTTESTTSKPEATTEHTTPEPESTTESTTSKPEMSTCRTDDPRIICVKASKN